One stretch of Halapricum desulfuricans DNA includes these proteins:
- a CDS encoding SHOCT domain-containing protein, with the protein MNERSALSRARENLTEIVSVLVTGIWLAAMFTGQNWWLPFMLVGYVVIVPLTALLFGDEDDISEWRDDEVETTAQSHTDEQLDALETLRERYARGELTDEQFERKVERLLETETLEDVEDRSRATTGETGDTRDREREFS; encoded by the coding sequence ATGAACGAGCGCTCGGCGCTGAGTCGTGCCCGGGAGAACCTCACGGAGATCGTCTCCGTGCTCGTCACGGGAATCTGGCTCGCCGCGATGTTCACCGGACAGAACTGGTGGCTCCCCTTCATGCTGGTCGGGTACGTCGTGATCGTCCCGCTGACGGCGCTTCTGTTCGGCGACGAGGACGACATTTCGGAGTGGCGGGACGACGAGGTCGAGACGACGGCGCAGTCACACACTGACGAGCAACTCGACGCGCTAGAGACGCTTCGGGAGCGATACGCGCGCGGCGAACTCACTGACGAGCAGTTCGAGCGCAAGGTCGAGCGCCTGCTGGAAACGGAGACGCTCGAAGACGTCGAAGACCGATCCCGGGCAACGACGGGCGAGACAGGGGACACGCGCGACCGCGAACGGGAGTTCTCGTAG
- a CDS encoding LEPR-XLL domain-containing protein, protein MSGVSERAEPRVLLSASPMSSCHALSWRVLR, encoded by the coding sequence ATTTCGGGAGTCTCCGAACGTGCAGAGCCGAGAGTGTTATTGAGTGCCAGTCCGATGTCCAGTTGTCATGCACTCTCTTGGCGAGTACTTCGATGA
- the purL gene encoding phosphoribosylformylglycinamidine synthase subunit PurL, translating into MTLSDPDHELVTEHLGREPTQAEAALFENLWSEHCAYRSSRPLLGAFESDGENVIVPPGDDAGVVAIPSSGDEDTYIAMGIESHNHPSYVDPFDGAATGVGGIVRDILSMGAYPIALTDSLYFGDFEKEYPRYLFEGVVEGISHYGNSIGVPTVAGSVAFHDGYEGNPLVNVACVGLTDGDRLVTAEAQEPGNKLVLVGRETGRDGMGGASFASEDLAEDAETEDRPAVQVGDPYSEKLLIECNEQLIDEDLIESARDLGAAGLGGASSELVAKGGLGGEIELDRVHQREPGMNGTEILLSESQERMVYEVEPGNVDRVAEIAERYDLRASVIGETTDDGIYHCTFEGETVVEADAEFLGEGAPMHDLDHAEPDRPERDLPEFDLEAAFETVVGSPNTASKRWVYRQYDHEVQVRTATPPGDDAAVLAIREAETGLAISAGADPNWTSAAPYEGARAVGLENATNLAAKGATPLAAVDCLNGGNPEKPDVYGGFKAIVDGLADVCSTLSTPVVGGNVSLYNDSVEGPIPPTPTLTMVGTKDGYDAPPMALSGEGTLLLVGGTDDGPALGGSELLARSGGSDRFPELPGNAAELIETIAAVADFESTLATHDVSHGGLAVSLAEMLTDDAGADVTVESSLAPFDEQPGRVVVETTDPDAVREAFDGVAPVEKLGAATADGTLSIEAGDASLTVDASEVAELRAVIEDEL; encoded by the coding sequence ATGACCCTCAGCGATCCGGATCACGAACTCGTGACCGAGCATCTCGGTCGCGAGCCCACGCAGGCGGAGGCGGCCCTCTTCGAGAACCTCTGGAGCGAACACTGTGCGTATCGCTCCTCGCGCCCGCTACTCGGTGCGTTCGAGAGCGACGGCGAGAACGTGATCGTCCCGCCCGGTGACGACGCCGGTGTCGTGGCCATACCGTCGTCCGGGGACGAGGACACCTACATCGCGATGGGCATCGAAAGCCACAACCACCCCAGCTACGTCGACCCGTTCGACGGCGCGGCGACGGGCGTCGGCGGAATCGTCCGTGATATCCTCTCGATGGGGGCGTACCCGATCGCACTGACCGACAGCCTCTACTTCGGGGATTTCGAGAAGGAGTACCCCCGTTATCTCTTCGAAGGGGTCGTCGAGGGGATCTCCCATTACGGCAACAGCATCGGCGTCCCCACGGTCGCCGGGAGCGTCGCCTTCCACGACGGCTACGAGGGGAACCCGCTGGTCAACGTCGCCTGCGTCGGGCTGACCGACGGCGACCGTCTCGTCACCGCAGAGGCGCAGGAACCGGGCAACAAGCTCGTCCTCGTCGGTCGAGAGACCGGCCGCGACGGCATGGGCGGAGCCTCCTTCGCCAGCGAGGACCTCGCAGAGGACGCCGAGACCGAGGACCGCCCCGCGGTCCAGGTCGGCGATCCCTACAGCGAGAAACTGCTGATCGAGTGCAACGAGCAGTTGATAGACGAGGACCTGATCGAGTCGGCCCGCGACCTCGGCGCGGCCGGGCTGGGCGGGGCGTCCTCGGAACTGGTCGCGAAAGGCGGGCTCGGCGGGGAGATCGAACTGGATCGCGTCCACCAGCGCGAACCCGGCATGAACGGGACCGAGATCCTGCTCTCGGAGTCCCAGGAGCGGATGGTCTACGAGGTCGAGCCCGGAAACGTCGATCGGGTGGCCGAGATCGCCGAGCGCTACGATCTGCGGGCCTCGGTCATCGGCGAGACGACCGACGACGGGATCTACCACTGCACCTTCGAGGGCGAGACGGTCGTCGAGGCCGACGCCGAGTTCCTCGGCGAGGGCGCGCCGATGCACGACCTCGATCACGCCGAACCCGACCGGCCCGAACGCGACCTGCCGGAGTTCGACCTCGAGGCGGCCTTCGAGACGGTCGTCGGGTCGCCCAACACCGCGAGCAAGCGCTGGGTCTACCGACAGTACGACCACGAGGTGCAAGTCCGGACGGCCACGCCGCCGGGCGACGACGCGGCGGTGCTGGCGATCCGCGAGGCCGAGACGGGGCTGGCGATCTCGGCCGGCGCGGATCCCAACTGGACCAGCGCCGCCCCCTACGAGGGCGCTCGCGCGGTCGGGCTGGAGAACGCGACGAACCTCGCCGCCAAGGGGGCGACGCCGCTGGCCGCGGTCGACTGTCTCAACGGCGGCAACCCGGAGAAACCGGACGTCTACGGCGGGTTCAAGGCGATCGTCGACGGACTGGCCGATGTCTGCTCGACGCTTTCGACGCCGGTCGTCGGCGGCAACGTCTCGCTGTACAACGACTCCGTCGAGGGGCCGATCCCGCCGACGCCGACGCTGACGATGGTCGGGACGAAAGACGGCTACGACGCCCCGCCGATGGCGCTGTCCGGCGAGGGGACGCTCCTGCTCGTCGGCGGGACCGACGACGGGCCGGCCCTCGGCGGCTCGGAGTTGCTCGCCCGGTCGGGCGGGAGCGATCGCTTCCCGGAACTCCCCGGGAACGCGGCCGAGTTGATCGAAACGATCGCCGCGGTCGCGGACTTCGAGAGCACGCTTGCGACCCACGACGTCAGCCACGGCGGGCTGGCGGTCTCGCTCGCGGAGATGCTCACCGACGACGCCGGTGCGGACGTGACCGTCGAGAGCTCGCTGGCACCCTTCGACGAACAGCCCGGCCGCGTCGTCGTCGAGACGACCGATCCCGACGCCGTGCGCGAGGCGTTCGACGGCGTCGCCCCTGTCGAGAAACTGGGTGCGGCGACTGCCGATGGAACACTCTCGATCGAGGCCGGCGACGCGTCGCTGACCGTCGACGCGTCTGAGGTGGCCGAACTGCGCGCGGTCATCGAGGACGAACTGTAG
- the gfo6 gene encoding D-xylose 1-dehydrogenase Gfo6, with the protein MHSLGEYFDEFTHRDWQTRDPTTVDDTVRLAVVGLGWFTREWALPGIERSGFTEATVAIDIDSDAVATVADEHDLIGLTPEEFRDGVASEAYDAVYVATPNATHLEYAEIAADQGAALLCEKPIEASLDRARRLVTVCDEADIPLMVGYRMQTDPAVRRLKELLRGDFIGDVLHIHGTMSQTMLGELSEEADQWRLDPDLSGGCALMDIGIYPLNTMRFILDADPTEVYGHTRSAHDPFEEVDEHATFQLRFPDDVRALCSVSQNAQHASRLEITGTDGQLILDPAFYEREARELTLVRDGVESEIEFDPVHQLEEEFAYFGHHLLTDTHFVPDGEHALADMRVLDAVYESAATGTPISVE; encoded by the coding sequence ATGCACTCTCTTGGCGAGTACTTCGATGAGTTCACCCACCGAGACTGGCAGACTCGCGACCCGACTACGGTCGACGATACTGTCAGACTTGCAGTCGTCGGCCTGGGCTGGTTCACCCGCGAGTGGGCACTTCCGGGCATCGAGCGCTCGGGATTCACCGAGGCGACTGTCGCAATCGATATCGACTCAGATGCCGTGGCCACTGTCGCAGACGAGCACGATCTCATAGGACTCACGCCAGAGGAATTCCGTGATGGGGTGGCCAGCGAGGCGTACGACGCGGTCTACGTCGCGACGCCGAACGCGACCCATCTCGAATATGCCGAAATCGCGGCCGATCAGGGCGCTGCACTCCTCTGTGAGAAACCGATAGAGGCATCTCTCGACCGAGCAAGGCGCCTCGTGACTGTCTGTGACGAGGCCGACATTCCCCTGATGGTGGGATATCGGATGCAGACCGACCCCGCAGTGCGTCGTCTCAAAGAACTGCTCCGCGGGGACTTCATCGGTGATGTCCTCCACATTCACGGCACCATGTCACAGACGATGCTCGGGGAGTTAAGCGAGGAGGCCGATCAGTGGCGATTAGACCCAGACCTTTCGGGTGGATGTGCACTCATGGACATCGGCATCTACCCGCTCAATACGATGCGGTTCATCCTCGACGCTGACCCGACGGAAGTGTACGGTCACACACGCTCGGCACACGACCCTTTCGAGGAGGTCGACGAGCACGCAACCTTCCAGTTGCGATTCCCCGATGACGTTCGTGCACTCTGTTCAGTGAGTCAGAACGCACAGCACGCCAGCCGACTTGAGATCACTGGCACCGACGGACAACTCATCCTCGACCCCGCATTCTACGAGCGGGAAGCCCGTGAGCTCACGCTCGTCCGCGACGGCGTCGAATCGGAGATTGAGTTCGATCCCGTCCACCAACTCGAAGAGGAGTTCGCGTATTTCGGTCACCACCTGCTGACCGACACTCATTTCGTCCCCGATGGCGAGCATGCACTGGCCGACATGCGCGTCCTCGATGCGGTGTACGAGTCCGCAGCCACCGGCACTCCCATATCCGTCGAGTGA
- a CDS encoding NAD(+)/NADH kinase, protein MQLGIVGQKGNPRAQSLVEAIGRSFRDDVDVLVDSVTAETLSEERGRGYGPSGSERFEPDSIAIDDLNTCDLVVAIGGDGTFLFAARGVEDTPIMGVNLGEVGFLNGIAPDDAIEAVHDVVDDLREDGQTSTRALSRVRATGEDWTLPPSLNEVVIQGPQRGHGNGVDVTVRVDGSLYTSGHADGVLVATPTGSTAYNLSEAGPLVHPNVDAMVVTEMAAELEMPPLVVDEDSELTINVESDGGATVVSDGRVSQDIETPARVTLRRAEESVHVAGPPLDFFAALGKLE, encoded by the coding sequence ATGCAACTCGGGATCGTCGGTCAGAAGGGGAATCCGCGTGCACAGTCGCTCGTCGAGGCAATCGGCCGTAGTTTCCGGGACGACGTCGACGTGCTCGTCGATTCGGTAACGGCCGAGACGCTCTCGGAGGAACGGGGCCGAGGCTACGGACCGAGCGGTAGCGAGCGCTTCGAACCCGATTCGATCGCGATAGACGACCTGAACACCTGTGATCTGGTCGTGGCGATCGGCGGCGACGGGACGTTCCTCTTTGCGGCCCGCGGCGTCGAGGACACGCCGATCATGGGCGTCAACCTCGGTGAAGTCGGCTTTCTGAACGGGATTGCGCCGGACGACGCGATCGAGGCGGTCCACGATGTCGTCGATGACCTCCGCGAGGACGGCCAGACCTCGACCAGAGCACTCTCGCGCGTTCGAGCTACCGGCGAGGACTGGACGCTCCCGCCGTCGCTCAACGAGGTCGTCATTCAGGGGCCACAGCGCGGCCACGGCAACGGTGTCGACGTCACCGTCCGCGTCGACGGCTCGCTGTACACCAGCGGTCACGCGGACGGCGTCCTCGTCGCGACGCCGACCGGCAGTACCGCGTACAACCTCAGCGAGGCCGGGCCGCTGGTCCACCCGAACGTCGACGCCATGGTCGTGACCGAGATGGCCGCAGAACTGGAGATGCCGCCGCTGGTCGTCGACGAGGACAGCGAACTCACGATCAACGTCGAAAGCGACGGCGGCGCGACCGTCGTCAGTGACGGCCGCGTCTCACAGGACATCGAAACCCCGGCGCGAGTCACGCTCCGGCGGGCCGAAGAGAGCGTCCACGTCGCCGGCCCGCCGCTGGATTTCTTCGCCGCGCTCGGCAAACTCGAGTGA
- a CDS encoding DUF309 domain-containing protein encodes MDEHTRDDSVPPPEGAPTGWDPTTRTWEHATLRRATSAGVRLYNDGAFHESHDCFEAEWYNYGRGTTESAFAHGMVQVAAGAYKHFDFENDDGMASLFETALQYLYGVPNDYYGVDILDVRTTLTNALADPTVLDGWRISLDGTRPRATSADYEYAESLDD; translated from the coding sequence ATGGACGAACACACCCGCGACGACAGCGTGCCACCGCCCGAGGGCGCTCCGACAGGGTGGGACCCGACGACCCGGACGTGGGAACACGCGACGCTCCGGCGGGCGACTTCGGCCGGCGTCCGGCTGTACAACGACGGCGCATTCCACGAATCGCATGACTGCTTCGAGGCCGAGTGGTACAACTACGGCCGCGGCACGACCGAGAGCGCCTTCGCTCACGGGATGGTACAGGTCGCTGCGGGCGCGTACAAGCACTTCGACTTCGAGAACGACGACGGCATGGCGAGCCTCTTCGAGACCGCTCTCCAGTATCTCTATGGCGTCCCGAACGACTACTACGGCGTCGACATTCTCGACGTGCGAACCACGCTAACCAACGCGCTCGCGGATCCGACCGTTCTCGATGGCTGGCGAATCTCGCTGGATGGAACCCGTCCGCGTGCGACAAGTGCGGACTACGAGTACGCCGAAAGTCTCGACGACTGA
- the mobA gene encoding molybdenum cofactor guanylyltransferase, with protein MHSRAGIVLAGGFARRFGDRDKTLAELRGRPLIAHAVEPLRAVVERVVVSCRDEQRPAFESVLSGVEYRLDPTPDAGPLAGLDAALEGVEAETVAVTSADRPLVPAGLYRSLFDSLSKEGVVIRADGIDQPVPAVFETRALRRAVTEQRSNGTRRLRAVLDALDCTTLDSETITQQWGEDVLADVNTPADLARLEE; from the coding sequence GTGCATTCGCGTGCTGGAATCGTCCTCGCCGGCGGGTTCGCGCGTCGGTTCGGCGACCGCGACAAGACGCTCGCCGAGCTCCGCGGCCGACCACTGATCGCCCACGCGGTCGAACCGCTTCGGGCGGTCGTCGAACGGGTCGTGGTGAGCTGTCGAGACGAGCAACGCCCGGCGTTCGAGTCCGTGCTGTCGGGCGTCGAGTACCGGCTCGATCCGACGCCCGACGCGGGACCGCTTGCGGGGCTGGACGCCGCACTCGAGGGGGTCGAAGCCGAGACCGTCGCCGTCACAAGCGCCGACCGGCCGCTGGTTCCCGCTGGACTGTATCGATCGCTGTTTGACTCGCTGTCAAAAGAGGGGGTCGTGATCCGCGCCGACGGCATCGATCAGCCCGTCCCTGCAGTCTTCGAGACGCGAGCGCTCCGGCGGGCAGTCACCGAACAGCGATCGAACGGGACGCGACGGCTCCGCGCGGTGCTCGACGCGCTCGACTGTACCACGCTCGACAGCGAAACCATCACGCAACAGTGGGGTGAGGACGTGCTCGCAGACGTGAACACCCCGGCGGACCTGGCTCGTCTGGAGGAGTGA
- a CDS encoding pyridoxal phosphate-dependent aminotransferase, whose product MTEFSRRVEQVSISGIREVFEAASEDAINLGLGQPDFPTPDHARQAAVEAIQGGKADGYTSNKGTRELREAISAKHARDNDLEVDPEDVIATAGGSEALHIALEAHVDAGEEVIFPDPGFVSYDALTRLAGGTPKPVPLREDLTLDPETVEEAISDDTAAFVVNSPANPTGAVQSPADMREFARIADEHDVLCITDEVYEHIVFEGEHRSPLEFSEEGNVVLINACSKTYSMTGWRLGWVTGPTDRIERMLRVHQYVQACASAPAQYAAEAALSGPQDAVEEMVSAFQRRRDVLLDGLDDMGLTYPTPKGAFYAMPRVPDGWVEEVLARGVVVVPGDAFGQHGDGYARISYATGIEQIKEAIEIMDAATRAVR is encoded by the coding sequence ATGACTGAGTTCTCACGGCGCGTCGAACAGGTGTCGATCTCGGGAATCCGCGAAGTGTTCGAGGCCGCAAGCGAGGACGCGATCAACCTCGGACTCGGCCAGCCGGACTTCCCGACGCCCGACCACGCCCGTCAGGCCGCTGTCGAGGCGATCCAGGGCGGCAAGGCCGACGGCTACACCTCGAACAAAGGAACACGCGAACTCAGAGAGGCGATCAGCGCGAAACACGCCCGGGACAACGACCTCGAGGTCGATCCCGAGGACGTCATTGCGACCGCGGGCGGGAGCGAGGCACTGCACATCGCGCTGGAGGCCCACGTCGACGCCGGCGAGGAAGTGATCTTCCCCGACCCCGGGTTCGTCTCCTACGACGCGCTGACTCGACTCGCCGGCGGGACGCCAAAGCCCGTTCCGCTGCGGGAGGATCTGACGCTCGATCCCGAAACGGTCGAGGAGGCGATCTCCGACGACACGGCCGCGTTCGTGGTCAACAGCCCCGCCAACCCGACGGGTGCGGTCCAGTCGCCCGCGGACATGCGGGAGTTCGCCCGGATCGCAGACGAGCACGACGTGCTCTGTATCACCGATGAGGTGTACGAACACATCGTCTTCGAGGGCGAGCACCGCTCGCCGCTGGAGTTCTCCGAAGAGGGCAACGTCGTATTGATCAACGCATGCTCGAAGACCTACTCGATGACCGGGTGGCGACTCGGCTGGGTGACCGGGCCGACCGACCGGATCGAGCGGATGTTGCGCGTCCACCAGTACGTTCAGGCCTGTGCCAGCGCGCCCGCCCAGTACGCCGCGGAAGCCGCCCTTTCGGGACCGCAAGACGCCGTCGAGGAGATGGTCTCTGCCTTCCAGCGACGGCGAGACGTCCTGCTCGATGGGCTTGACGACATGGGACTGACGTATCCGACCCCGAAAGGCGCGTTCTACGCGATGCCGAGAGTCCCCGACGGCTGGGTCGAGGAAGTGCTCGCCCGCGGGGTCGTGGTCGTGCCCGGCGACGCCTTCGGCCAGCACGGCGACGGGTACGCCCGCATCTCGTACGCGACCGGTATCGAACAGATCAAGGAAGCGATCGAGATCATGGACGCCGCGACGCGGGCCGTGCGATAG
- a CDS encoding ubiquitin-like small modifier protein 1: MEITLRFFASFREAVGQKTLVREYDDVATVGDVLEALAAEYSDLVLYDDGTLREYVTVMRDGRDVTHIDGPDTELTGGETLSLFPPVAGG; encoded by the coding sequence ATGGAGATCACGCTGCGGTTTTTCGCCAGTTTCCGCGAGGCGGTGGGCCAGAAGACGCTCGTCCGGGAGTACGACGACGTCGCGACTGTGGGCGACGTGCTCGAGGCGCTCGCCGCGGAGTATTCTGATCTCGTCCTCTACGACGACGGCACGCTCCGGGAGTACGTCACCGTCATGCGAGACGGGAGAGACGTGACCCACATCGACGGACCGGACACAGAACTGACCGGTGGTGAGACGCTCAGCCTGTTTCCGCCGGTCGCCGGCGGGTGA
- a CDS encoding NYN domain-containing protein: protein MGLLGRLFGSATSESRVALLVDGPNVFRDEFDVDLDELRAVASQRGRLVTTRLYLDEHATPGLIQAAEARGFEVVTTSGDVDVKLAVDAAALAASGDADVLAIASRDTDFKPVLELAAREGLRTVAIAPGAYGRSDALRNAAHEAVTLDEL, encoded by the coding sequence ATGGGACTGCTCGGCCGACTGTTCGGCTCCGCTACGAGCGAATCGCGCGTCGCACTGCTCGTCGACGGACCGAACGTCTTCCGTGACGAGTTCGACGTCGATCTGGACGAACTCCGCGCCGTCGCAAGCCAACGCGGCCGGCTCGTGACGACGCGGCTGTATCTTGACGAGCACGCGACCCCCGGGCTGATTCAGGCGGCCGAGGCCCGCGGGTTCGAGGTCGTCACGACCAGCGGCGACGTCGACGTCAAACTCGCCGTCGACGCGGCCGCCCTCGCCGCGAGCGGCGACGCCGACGTGCTGGCGATCGCCTCTCGGGACACCGACTTCAAACCGGTGCTGGAACTCGCCGCCCGCGAGGGACTCCGGACGGTCGCGATCGCACCGGGCGCGTACGGCCGCTCGGACGCGCTTCGAAACGCAGCGCACGAGGCCGTCACGCTCGACGAACTGTGA
- a CDS encoding HVO_2922 family protein — protein MGTTTTQGPLYSFYRNRIGEPDTDDEVRGYWVFLVGLLLGIAGLVLFFLSESASGADGFTLREGSVMLLSIGLAMLVAGPIIRLPLQSWATYAAYLGQAICFAAVVWFAVVFPAEWSTLTGNQPVIFLYAAGLAIIALAGVAGSVIGGATREALGVSEQHAAELEAELEATREERETVQSELTSELDEREALVDSLQASQAQFELYEDRSGQWRWRLRHRNGNVIADSGEGYTRKHNAKKGMASVRRNALGATLLEITPEPDEEPEDALEAAPLIPDMTDESRATFELYEDRGGQWRWRLVHDNGNVIADSGEGYASKQKARQGLDSVKRNAGPASYLQFDPASFEIYRDNAGEWRFRLLHRNGNVLGAASEGYTRRRDAKRAIDSIRDDLSDDRFEIYEDNRGETRWRWRGGNGEIVATSGEGYSSRADAEAAVERIQRLAPDADALDVGLAAFEVFEDQDEEWRWRLRHRNGNVIADSGEGYAERNKVHDAIESVKKNAPGATIE, from the coding sequence ATGGGAACGACGACCACGCAAGGACCGTTGTACAGCTTCTACCGGAACCGGATCGGCGAGCCCGACACCGACGACGAGGTTCGCGGCTACTGGGTATTTCTGGTCGGGTTGCTCCTCGGAATCGCGGGACTCGTATTGTTTTTCCTCAGTGAGTCGGCCAGCGGGGCCGACGGGTTCACGCTCCGGGAAGGGAGCGTGATGCTGCTGTCGATCGGGCTGGCGATGCTGGTCGCGGGGCCGATCATCCGGTTGCCGTTGCAGTCGTGGGCCACCTACGCGGCGTATCTCGGGCAGGCGATCTGTTTCGCGGCCGTCGTCTGGTTCGCCGTCGTCTTCCCGGCCGAGTGGTCGACGCTCACTGGCAATCAGCCAGTGATCTTCCTGTACGCCGCTGGACTGGCGATCATCGCGCTGGCCGGCGTCGCCGGTTCGGTCATCGGTGGGGCAACCCGTGAGGCGCTCGGAGTCAGCGAACAGCATGCCGCAGAACTCGAAGCCGAGCTGGAAGCGACCAGAGAGGAACGCGAGACCGTCCAGTCGGAGTTGACTTCCGAACTCGACGAACGCGAGGCATTGGTCGATTCGCTGCAGGCCAGTCAGGCGCAGTTCGAGTTGTACGAGGACCGGAGCGGGCAGTGGCGCTGGCGGCTGCGACACCGAAACGGCAACGTCATCGCCGACAGCGGTGAAGGGTACACGCGAAAGCACAACGCCAAAAAGGGGATGGCGAGCGTCAGACGCAACGCCCTCGGCGCGACGCTACTCGAAATCACACCCGAGCCAGACGAAGAGCCCGAAGACGCACTCGAAGCGGCACCACTCATTCCAGACATGACCGACGAGAGTCGAGCGACGTTTGAGTTGTACGAGGACCGCGGTGGGCAGTGGCGCTGGCGGCTGGTCCACGACAACGGCAACGTCATCGCGGACAGCGGCGAGGGTTACGCCAGCAAGCAGAAGGCGCGACAGGGGCTCGACAGCGTCAAACGGAACGCCGGCCCGGCCAGCTACCTGCAGTTCGATCCGGCGTCGTTCGAGATCTACCGTGACAACGCCGGCGAGTGGCGGTTCCGACTGCTCCATCGCAACGGGAACGTGCTCGGGGCGGCCAGCGAGGGGTACACCCGACGGCGCGACGCGAAGCGCGCGATCGATTCGATCCGGGACGACCTCTCGGACGACCGCTTCGAGATCTACGAGGACAACCGCGGTGAAACCCGCTGGCGATGGCGGGGCGGAAACGGCGAAATTGTCGCCACGAGCGGCGAGGGATACAGCTCCCGGGCAGACGCTGAAGCGGCTGTCGAGCGGATTCAGCGGCTCGCGCCCGATGCGGACGCACTCGACGTCGGACTCGCGGCGTTCGAGGTCTTCGAGGACCAGGATGAGGAGTGGCGCTGGCGACTGCGCCACCGCAACGGCAACGTCATCGCGGACAGCGGCGAGGGCTACGCGGAGCGGAACAAGGTCCACGACGCCATCGAGAGCGTCAAGAAAAACGCTCCCGGTGCAACGATCGAGTGA
- a CDS encoding KaiC domain-containing protein → MSDDDWFESAFDEDATEEGEASTGNAVENGDAAGSAFEDSEDEFGDGDGAEDAFGADHPDGAVADSTDAFADADTDEDVPADDDPFGSDNDPFSAEGSDSGGSLFDDDFASAMQSAGPGDETGEDFDEEAFESEIPRVDLGISGLDKMVQGGVPERHLMVVVGAPGTGKTTFGLQFLYHGLQQGDSAVFITLEQSRQAILDTANERGWEFDRYEAEDELAIVDLDPVEMANSLDNIRGELPKLIREFDAERLVLDSVSLLEMMYDDQAKRRTEVFDFTRSLKEAGVTTMLTSEASEDNPYASRHGIIEYLTDAVFVLQYVRGDTQETRLAVEIQKIRNANHSRATKPYDITLDGIDVYQQASIF, encoded by the coding sequence ATGAGCGACGACGACTGGTTCGAGAGCGCCTTCGACGAGGACGCCACCGAGGAAGGAGAAGCGTCTACTGGCAATGCCGTAGAAAACGGCGACGCCGCCGGGAGCGCTTTCGAAGACAGCGAGGACGAGTTCGGAGACGGCGACGGGGCTGAAGACGCGTTCGGAGCAGACCACCCGGACGGGGCGGTGGCCGACAGTACGGATGCATTCGCCGATGCCGACACAGACGAAGACGTTCCTGCGGACGATGACCCGTTCGGAAGCGACAATGACCCGTTCTCCGCCGAAGGGTCCGACTCCGGGGGATCGCTGTTCGACGACGACTTCGCGAGCGCGATGCAGAGCGCCGGACCGGGCGACGAGACCGGCGAAGACTTCGATGAGGAGGCGTTCGAATCGGAGATTCCACGCGTTGACCTCGGAATCTCCGGGCTGGACAAGATGGTTCAGGGCGGTGTCCCGGAGCGACACCTCATGGTCGTGGTCGGCGCGCCCGGGACCGGGAAGACGACCTTCGGGTTGCAGTTTCTCTATCACGGGCTCCAGCAGGGCGACAGCGCCGTGTTCATCACGCTTGAACAGAGCCGGCAGGCGATTCTCGACACCGCCAACGAACGCGGCTGGGAGTTCGACCGCTACGAGGCCGAAGACGAACTGGCGATCGTCGATCTGGATCCGGTCGAGATGGCAAACAGCCTCGACAACATCCGCGGCGAGCTCCCGAAGCTGATCCGGGAGTTCGACGCCGAGCGACTCGTTCTCGACTCGGTGTCGCTGCTGGAGATGATGTACGACGACCAGGCCAAACGCCGGACTGAAGTGTTCGATTTCACACGGTCACTCAAGGAGGCCGGCGTCACCACGATGCTCACGAGTGAGGCCAGCGAGGACAACCCCTACGCCTCCAGACACGGCATCATCGAGTACCTGACCGACGCCGTCTTCGTCCTCCAGTACGTCCGTGGCGATACCCAGGAGACGCGACTGGCCGTCGAAATTCAGAAGATTCGCAACGCCAACCACTCCCGGGCGACCAAGCCCTACGACATCACGCTCGACGGCATCGACGTCTACCAGCAGGCCAGCATCTTCTAG